The following is a genomic window from Bacteroidia bacterium.
ATAACCTCTACAGCGTTTCATTCAGCGATGCGAGGAACGGTACGGCAGTCGGAGGAAACACCGCCGTCATCCGCACGACAGACGGTGGCAGCACCTGGTCGAGGCAAACGGTACCATCTCCGATGAGTCTCATCGCCGTGTTCTTCCGCGATTCGAGCAACGGCTATATCGCAGGCGCACGGGGAGTCTTCTTCCGTACGACGGACGCGGGCGTGACGTGGCGTCAAGGAGCGCACACCGGTTCCGGATCCACCCGAAATATGAATGTGACTGATGACGGTACAATCACGTTGACCGGCTTCGACAATGCGATCGTCACTTCAGTTGATGGTGGCTACAACTGGATGAAAACGTACCTACCCGTACGCATGGAAACAATTGAGGCAGCTTTCATCGATAGGAATCGCGGATTTGTCCTTGTTGGAGGAGGCATACTTCGCACCACCGATGCAGGATCAACCTGGGTGGTGTGTGATGAGAAGCAGACCTGGACCAGGAACGATCTGCTTTGCGTCAGCTTTTCGAGTGACGCTGTCGGATTCACCGGCGGAGCGGGCGGAACAATCATGCAGACCTGGGACGGGGGGAATACATGGAAACATGAAATCAGTGGAAGCACAGCGGGTATCAACGATATCGTATCCACAGGGAGCGACACCGGATTCGCGGTCAGCGGTGACGGCGTGATCCTCCGCACTGTGAACGGTGGTACGGATTGGGAGCCACGATATTCGAGCAGCGGAACATCGATCCAGAGAATTTCCTTCATCGATGCGAACATCGGCATGGCCGTTGGGCAGGACGGTCTGATTCTGCAGACATCGGACGGAGGTTCCACCTGGACGAAAACGATGAGCGCCAGCACTGCGTGGCTATCGGGAGTGATGCTGGCAGACACCTCCCGCGCAACCGCGGTGGGTTCCGGAGGTACCATACTCCAGACCAGCGATGGCGGCGTCTCGTGGCGACGGATGGCGGGTTCTTCGACAGAGTGGCTTCGGCAGGTCGCGTTTCTCGACAGCGAAACGGGAATCATCGTCGGCAGCCGCGGCGTCATCCTGCAAACCACCGACGGCGGATCGAACTGGATGGAACGACAAAGCGGGACAGACAGACAGCTCAACGATATCGAGGTCACCTCAACCCACTCCGCTATCGCAGTGGGTGCGGACGGAACAGTGCTCAGAACCACCGACCGCGGATACTCGTGGGAGATGCAGACCTGTCCTTCCGTTGAAGACTTGCATGCTGTGACCTTCACGGATAGTCTCACCGGTACCATCGTCGGGAATAATGGTGTCATACTTCGCACCACCTCGGGGGGTGTGACCTGGATCGGAGAACAACCCCGTGCGCCAAGGGATATCGTTCTCG
Proteins encoded in this region:
- a CDS encoding YCF48-related protein — its product is MLRRVRFINANIGVIVGDSGIILRTTNGGGLWRRQQSGTSASLHDVCFTDVNTGAVVGEHGTIRLTTDGGENWVKPAFNTVDNLYSVSFSDARNGTAVGGNTAVIRTTDGGSTWSRQTVPSPMSLIAVFFRDSSNGYIAGARGVFFRTTDAGVTWRQGAHTGSGSTRNMNVTDDGTITLTGFDNAIVTSVDGGYNWMKTYLPVRMETIEAAFIDRNRGFVLVGGGILRTTDAGSTWVVCDEKQTWTRNDLLCVSFSSDAVGFTGGAGGTIMQTWDGGNTWKHEISGSTAGINDIVSTGSDTGFAVSGDGVILRTVNGGTDWEPRYSSSGTSIQRISFIDANIGMAVGQDGLILQTSDGGSTWTKTMSASTAWLSGVMLADTSRATAVGSGGTILQTSDGGVSWRRMAGSSTEWLRQVAFLDSETGIIVGSRGVILQTTDGGSNWMERQSGTDRQLNDIEVTSTHSAIAVGADGTVLRTTDRGYSWEMQTCPSVEDLHAVTFTDSLTGTIVGNNGVILRTTSGGVTWIGEQPRAPRDIVLAQNYPNPFNPSTTIEFTLPQAQRVTLIVTDLFGREIRRLIDGDFREAGIHQVIFDAAGLPSGVYLYSLTDGSRRNTRTMVLLR